One region of Drosophila santomea strain STO CAGO 1482 unplaced genomic scaffold, Prin_Dsan_1.1 Segkk63_quiver_pilon_ctg1_scaf, whole genome shotgun sequence genomic DNA includes:
- the LOC122756601 gene encoding uncharacterized protein LOC122756601 encodes MVKEVEWAIYVLPNFGKEAPKSPKPTEVKKRPPPKRERSQDVPSDPSAKRQRVQPGRSFAEIAKKRILLGVVDKNDPSDRIPRKKWKWVEAALATKCFEILAKEPGPLLSAKTVGGVKVIACDDERSAELYKAAVKEPGEVIWIPASIKAPDQILTMLQRCNPNLFTSDWRVVKVDEMEGPTNQAILTLNKEFLAPIEAAHGELDFGFSSVTIKVYKSDSAKEDRGDCLRVRGIGNRTRLLDRCLAALRTWV; translated from the exons ATGGTTAAAGAGGTGGAATGGGCTATATAcgttttgccaaacttcggcAAGGAAGCTCCCAAATCACCCAAGCCCACAGAGGTCAAGAAGCGACCTCCACCTAAGAGGGAGCGCTCCCAGGACGTTCCCTCCGACCCCTCGGCAAAGCGGCAACGCGTACAGCCAGGGCGATCCTTTGCGGAGATCGCGAAAAAACGCattctcctgggcgtggtcgatAAAAACGACCCGAGTGACAGAATTCCACGAaagaagtggaagtgggtagAAGCAGCCCTAGCCACAAAATGCTTTGAAATTCTAGCCAAAGAACCTGGCCCCCTCCTGTCTGCAAAGACCGTGGGCGGTGTCAAGGTGATCGCCTGTGACGATGAACGCTCTGCGGAGTTGTACAAAGCTGCAGTAAAGGAGCCGGGGGAGGT gatctggatcccggcatccatCAAGGCGCCGGACCAGATCCTCACCATGCTGCAGCGATGCAACCCGAACCTTTTTACCTCAGACTGGCGAGTGGTGAAGGTCGACGAAATGGAGGGGCCAACAAACCAGGCTATCCTCACCCTAAACAAGGAGTTCCTAGCTCCCATTGAGGCCGCTCACGGGGAGCTAGACTTCGGGTTTAGCTCAGTGACCATAAAGGTTTACAAATCAGACTCCGCCAAGGAGGATCGAGGAGATTGCCTCCGAGTTCGAGGCATCGGAAACCGAACACGGCTACTCGACCGATGCCTCGCAGCCTTGCGAACATGGGTCTAA
- the LOC122756602 gene encoding uncharacterized protein LOC122756602, whose translation MHVQRFLWLNKGNKTSRVPCIAHYVRDKNAQELKDQCPRAFESITKAHYVDDFIDSYTDDSEAIAVTSEVRDIHAEGVFKHPKELGGPEKVLGMYWEPSNDVFKYTFRFARLKRDVLNGESIPTKREALQVLMSSFDPLGLLSCYTIGLKMQLQKVWRAGIDWDEELPDALFTSWQQWKTVLLQATEMEFPRFYSTLLPIADQIDLHTFVDASEYAISSYQAWSRRRHSTGSSQM comes from the coding sequence ATGCATGTTCAACGATTTCTGTGGCTCAACAAGGGCAACAAAACTTCCCGCGTGCCCTGTATTGCTCACTATGTGCGAGACAAAAACGCACAGGAGTTAAAGGATCAATGTCCCCGAGCTTTCGAGTCAATTACAAAGGCTCATTATGTGGACGACTTTATAGACAGCTACACCGACGACTCTGAGGCGATCGCAGTAACATCAGAAGTCCGAGACATTCATGCTGAGGGAGTATTCAAACATCCCAAAGAACTTGGTGGCCCGGAGAAGGTTCTTGGTATGTATTGGGAACCCTCAAACGACGTTTTTAAGTATACTTTTAGATTCGCGAGACTTAAAAGAGACGTCCTAAATGGAGAATCCATACCAACGAAACGAGAAGCCCTACAAGTATTAATGTCGAGTTTTGATCCCTTGGGCCTGTTATCCTGCTACACGATAGGCCttaaaatgcaactgcaaaaaGTATGGCGAGCAGGCATAGACTGGGACGAAGAACTGCCCGACGCCCTGTTCACGTCATGGCAACAATGGAAAACGGTCCTGCTTCAAGCTACCGAAATGGAATTTCCTCGCTTCTACTCCACTTTGCTGCCGATTGCCGATCAGATTGATCTACACACATTTGTAGACGCGAGCGAGTACGCCATATCTTCGTATCAAGCGTGGAGCAGACGTCGACACAGTACTGGTAGCAGCCAAATGTAA